One genomic segment of Brassica napus cultivar Da-Ae chromosome A3, Da-Ae, whole genome shotgun sequence includes these proteins:
- the LOC106431952 gene encoding UDP-glucose 6-dehydrogenase 3 produces MVKICCIGAGYVGGPTMAVIALKCPSVEVAVVDISVPRINAWNSDQLPIYEPGLDDVVKQCRGKNLFFSTDVEKHVREADIVFVSVNTPTKTRGLGAGKAADLTYWESAARMIADVSVSDKIVVEKSTVPVKTAEAIEKILTHNSKGIKFQILSNPEFLAEGTAIEDLFKPDRVLIGGRETTEGFAAVKALKDVYSQWVPEERILTTNLWSAELSKLAANAFLAQRISSVNAMSALCEATGANVSEVSYAVGKDSRIGPKFLNSSVGFGGSCFQKDILNLVYICECNGLPEVAEYWKQVIKINDYQKTRFVNRIVSSMFNTVSNKRIAVLGFAFKKDTGDTRETPAIDVCKGLLGDKARISIYDPQVTEEQIQRDLTMNKFDWDHPLHLQPMSPTTVKQVSVAWDAYAATKDAHGICILTEWDEFKKLDYERIFENMQKPAFVFDGRNVVDAEKLRKIGFIVYSIGKPLDQWLKDMPALA; encoded by the coding sequence ATGGTGAAGATATGCTGCATAGGAGCTGGATATGTCGGTGGTCCAACCATGGCGGTCATTGCTCTAAAGTGCCCATCTGTTGAGGTAGCCGTTGTTGATATCTCTGTGCCAAGAATCAACGCCTGGAACAGCGATCAGCTCCCTATCTACGAGCCTGGTCTTGACGACGTGGTTAAGCAGTGCCGTGGAAAGAATCTTTTCTTCAGCACCGACGTTGAGAAACACGTCAGAGAAGCTGACATTGTCTTCGTCTCTGTCAACACCCCGACCAAGACTCGCGGTCTCGGAGCAGGAAAGGCCGCGGACTTGACTTACTGGGAAAGCGCGGCGCGTATGATCGCAGACGTTTCGGTTTCCGACAAGATCGTTGTCGAGAAATCAACTGTCCCTGTCAAAACCGCAGAGGCCATTGAGAAGATTCTTACGCACAACAGCAAAGGAATCAAGTTCCAGATCCTCTCCAACCCTGAGTTTCTCGCTGAAGGAACCGCCATTGAAGACCTTTTCAAACCGGACCGTGTACTCATCGGTGGTCGTGAAACAACCGAAGGGTTTGCAGCTGTTAAAGCCTTGAAGGATGTTTATTCCCAGTGGGTTCCTGAAGAGAGGATCCTCACCACCAATCTCTGGTCCGCCGAGCTCTCCAAGCTTGCAGCTAACGCCTTCTTAGCGCAGAGGATCTCATCGGTGAACGCAATGTCTGCTCTCTGTGAAGCAACCGGCGCTAATGTCTCAGAAGTCTCATACGCCGTAGGTAAAGACTCTCGTATCGGTCCCAAGTTCTTGAACTCGAGTGTCGGCTTCGGAGGATCATGTTTCCAGAAAGACATCCTCAACTTAGTCTACATCTGCGAATGCAACGGCTTGCCCGAAGTCGCAGAGTACTGGAAACAAGTCATCAAGATCAACGATTACCAGAAAACCAGATTCGTCAACCGGATCGTCTCCTCGATGTTCAACACAGTCTCCAACAAAAGGATAGCAGTTCTCGGTTTCGCATTCAAGAAAGACACGGGAGACACCAGAGAGACGCCAGCCATTGATGTCTGCAAAGGCCTTTTAGGTGACAAAGCTCGTATCAGCATCTACGACCCGCAAGTCACTGAAGAGCAGATCCAGAGAGACTTGACCATGAACAAGTTCGACTGGGACCACCCTCTTCATCTCCAGCCCATGAGCCCCACCACTGTGAAGCAAGTTTCGGTCGCTTGGGACGCGTACGCTGCGACCAAAGACGCTCACGGTATCTGCATTTTGACGGAGTGGGATGAGTTCAAGAAACTGGATTACGAGAGGATCTTTGAGAATATGCAGAAGCCGGCTTTTGTTTTTGATGGTAGGAACGTTGTGGATGCTGAGAAGCTGAGGAAGATTGGGTTTATTGTTTATTCTATTGGTAAGCCTTTGGACCAGTGGCTCAAGGACATGCCTGCTCTTGCCTAA
- the LOC106431921 gene encoding membrane-anchored ubiquitin-fold protein 2: MAEVKDHLEIKFRLNDGSDIGPKSFPDATTVAALKETVVSQWPREKENGPKTVKDVRLISAGRILENNKTVGDCRSPVSNLSDAVTTMHVLIQPQVTDKEKKTKKKPKGDLKQNNCVCLCFGRRL; encoded by the exons ATGGCAGAGGTTAAGGATCACTTAGAGATTAAGTTCCGTCTCAATGATGGTTCAGATATTGGTCCTAAATCGTTTCCTGATGCTACAACCGTTGCTGCATTGAAAGAAACCGTGGTTTCTCAATGGCCAAGAG AGAAGGAGAATGGGCCAAAGACGGTGAAAGATGTGAGATTGATAAGCGCAGGTAGAATATTGGAGAACAACAAGACGGTTGGAGATTGCAGGAGTCCTGTCTCCAATCTCTCAGATGCTGTCACCACCATGCATGTCCTCATTCAACCTCAGGTTACTGATAAAG agaagaagacgaagaagaagcctAAAGGTGATCTGAAACAGAACAATTGTGTCTGCTTATGTTTTGGACGCCGGTTATGA
- the LOC106431960 gene encoding ankyrin repeat-containing protein BDA1-like — translation MDQRSLEAAAKSGNIDLLYELIREDPYVLDKIDNVPFIDTPLHVAALAGTTEFAMEMMHLQPSFARKLNADGLTPLHLAIDHGHFWLVLELVKVDPSLVRLKGRQGMTPLLLAVSKKKIDLISEFFLVCPKSIVDANVNGENALHIAVKNNEPREGLIVLKVLMGWILRLCQKDAERTETRVINCRDKDGNTPLHIAAYHNNHQAMRLMLKSSNVNVNIENKNGLTVLDVAVLLRREGSRWGRVERMVKWHGGKRSASLVKIKTTSDILSSKLTWCESRRTKSIRSYSWISEERRNALLVVATLIITATYQTVLQPPGGVSDSGESGREASNGTISHGTTSNGTKAGSVVMGDGDFVWLWIWNSVGFNIATALTLRLLSLGQESGFWYIPLFIPLLLAYYAAGGVISPNEIMLHIGNVGSFIILLIWALVVWFWEWLQSKRGKVRGPKSGLVWEGFATLDQARGVTPKGYVIK, via the exons ATGGATCAGAGGTCATTAGAAGCTGCTGCTAAGTCTGGAAACATCGACCTATTATACGAACTTATCCGTGAAGATCCATACGTCCTCGATAAAATCGACAACGTGCCTTTCATTGACACTCCTCTCCACGTGGCAGCCCTCGCCGGAACAACAGAGTTCGCCATGGAAATGATGCACTTGCAACCTTCTTTTGCTAGGAAACTTAACGCCGACGGGCTTACTCCGTTACACCTCGCCATCGACCATGGCCACTTTTGGCTAGTGCTCGAACTAGTTAAGGTTGATCCAAGCCTTGTTCGTCTTAAAGGGAGACAAG GTATGACGCCATTACTACTTGCGGTGAGCAAAAAGAAAATCGATTTAATATCAGAATTCTTTTTGGTTTGCCCCAAGAGCATCGTGGACGCAAACGTGAATGGAGAGAACGCTCTCCACATTGCTGTGAAGAACAACGAACCTAGAGAAGGGTTAATAGTCCTTAAAGTTCTCATGGGATGGATCCTAAGATTGTGTCAAAAGGATGCAGAGAGGACCGAGACAAGAGTCATAAACTGTAGAGACAAAGATGGTAACACGCCTTTACATATTGCAGCGTACCATAACAACCACCAAGCTATGAGATTGATGTTAAAGAGTTCGAATGTTAATGTCAACATCGAGAACAAGAACGGTTTAACCGTTCTTGACGTTGCCGTGTTACTCAGAAGAGAAGGCAGCAGATGGGGTCGCGTAGAGAGAATGGTCAAGTGGCATGGCGGGAAACGTTCGGCTTCTCTGGTTAAGATTAAGACAACATCTGATATACTCAGCTCCAAGCTAACATGGTGTGAATCAAGGCGAACGAAGAGTATTCGGTCTTATTCTTGGATCTCCGAAGAAAGAAGAAACGCTCTTTTAGTTGTCGCCACTCTTATAATCACAGCTACTTATCAGACCGTTCTCCAGCCTCCCGGAGGCGTTTCTGACAGCGGTGAAAGCGGTAGAGAAGCTAGCAACGGAACAATTAGCCATGGAACAACTAGCAACGGGACAAAAGCGGGTTCCGTGGTAATGGGTGACGGGGATTTTGTATGGCTATGGATATGGAACAGTGTGGGTTTTAACATAGCCACAGCACTGACGCTGCGTTTGTTGAGCTTAGGACAAGAGAGTGGGTTTTGGTATATTCCTCTCTTCATACCTCTTCTACTGGCTTACTATGCTGCAGGGGGAGTGATCTCGCCGAACGAGATAATGCTCCACATCGGAAACGTGGGTTCGTTCATTATTCTTCTCATTTGGGCTTTGGTGGTCTGGTTTTGGGAATGGTTACAGTCTAAGCGAGGCAAGGTGCGTGGACCCAAGAGCGGATTGGTGTGGGAAGGTTTCGCCACGTTGGATCAAGCTAGAGGTGTTACTCCTAAGGGGTATGTGATTAAGTGA
- the LOC106431944 gene encoding probable galacturonosyltransferase 14 translates to MQLHVSPSMRSITISSSNDFTTDLMKIKLAARHISSRTLFHTILILAFLLPFVFILTALVTLEGVNKCSSIDCLGRRLGPRFLGRVDDSERLARDFYNILNEVSTQDIPDGLKLPDSFNHLLSDMKNNHYDAKTFALVLRAMMEKFERDIRESKFAELMNKHFAASSIPKGIHCLSLRLTDEYSSNAHARRQLPSPEFLPVLSDNAYHHYILATDNILAASVVVSSAVHSSSKPEKIVFHIITDKKTYAGMHSWFALNSVAPAIVEVKGVHQFDWLTRENVPVLEAVESHNGVRNYYHGNHVAGANLTETTPRRFASKLQSRSPKYISLLNHLRIYIPELFPNLDKVVFLDDDIVVQRDLAPLWDIDLGGKVNGAVETCRGDDEWVMSKRLRNYFNFSHPLIAKHLDPEECAWAYGMNVFDLQAWRKTSIRETYHSWLRENLKSNLTMWKLGTLPPALIAFKGHVHILDPSWHMLGLGYQKNTNIENVRKAAVIHYNGQSKPWLEIGFEHLRPFWTKYVNYSNDFIKNCHILE, encoded by the exons ATGCAGCTTCACGTATCGCCTAGCATGAGAAGCATCACGATTTCGAGCAGTAATGACTTTACTACTGACTTGATGAAGATCAAGCTCGCAGCTCGTCACATCTCTTCCCGAACTCTCTTCCACACCATTTTGATCCTCGCCTTCTTGTTGCCTTTTGTATTCATCCTCACCGCTCTTGTTACCCTCGAAGGTGTCAACAAGTGCTCCTCCAttg attGTTTAGGGAGGCGGTTAGGTCCACGTTTCCTTGGTAGGGTAGATGATTCAGAG AGACTAGCTAGAGACTTTTATAATATTCTAAACGAAGTAAGCACTCAAGATATTCCAGATGGTTTGAAGCTTCCAGATTCTTTTAATCACCTTCTTTCAGATATGAAGAATAACCACTATGATGCAAAAACATTTGCTCTTGTCCTGCGAGCCATG ATGGAGAAGTTTGAACGAGATATCAGAGAATCTAAATTCGCAGAACTCATGAACAAGCACTTTGCAGCAAGTTCCATCCCCAAAGGCATTCACTGTCTCTCTCTGAGACTGACGGATGAATACTCCTCCAACGCTCACGCTCGTCGCCAACTCCCTTCACCAGAGTTTCTCCCTGTTCTTTCAGACAATGCTTACCACCATTATATTCTAGCCACGGACAATATTTTAGCTGCATCAGTTGTGGTCTCATCCGCTGTTCACTCATCTTCAAAACCGGAGAAAATCGTCTTCCACATCATCACAGACAAGAAAACCTACGCGGGTATGCATTCATGGTTCGCTCTCAACTCCGTTGCACCAGCCATTGTGGAAGTCAAAGGTGTTCATCAGTTTGACTGGCTGACGAGAGAGAATGTTCCGGTTCTGGAAGCTGTGGAGAGCCATAACGGTGTTAGAAACTATTACCATGGGAACCATGTCGCTGGGGCAAACCTCACTGAAACAACTCCGAGAAGATTTGCTTCGAAGTTGCAGTCTAGAAGTCCCAAATACATATCTTTGCTCAACCATCTTAGAATATATATACCTGAG CTTTTTCCGAACTTGGACAAGGTGGTGTTCTTAGACGATGATATAGTTGTCCAGAGAGACTTGGCTCCACTTTGGGATATTGACCTTGGTGGTAAGGTCAATGGAGCGGTGGAAACTTGCAGGGGTGATGATGAATGGGTGATGTCAAAGCGTTTAAGGAACTACTTTAACTTCTCTCACCCTCTCATTGCAAAGCATTTAGATCCTGAAGAATGCGCTTGGGCGTATGGTATGAATGTGTTTGATCTACAAGCTTGGAGAAAGACAAGTATCAGAGAAACGTATCACTCTTGGCTTAGAGAG AATCTGAAGTCGAATCTGACAATGTGGAAGCTTGGAACCTTACCACCTGCTCTTATTGCGTTTAAGGGTCATGTTCACATACTAGACCCGTCATGGCATATGCTTGGATTAGGATATCAGAAGAACACCAACATAGAGAATGTCAGGAAAGCTGCAGTGATCCACTACAACGGGCAGTCAAAGCCATGGCTGGAGATTGGTTTCGAGCATCTCAGGCCGTTCTGGACAAAATACGTTAACTACTCCAATGATTTCATCAAGAATTGTCACATCTTGGAGTAG
- the BNAA03G05440D gene encoding uncharacterized protein BNAA03G05440D, with protein sequence MEEQHQRGVLRPLKNTHSPKEDAPTRQKRELSCYYGLRQNPKKTTHKSFALESSEPRKKILFRCGECGKGFRYEKCLSNHQAGAHLSTVQRVCEESIKSLCGSFSLVRKKKRSSRVVRYKKTSFTTFLGSSSVFGESDEELEVAECLILLSKSSPKIVVDRGKLVGEATDAIPERLNGYLRGKKVRRAAEFEYGFLREEKKLLEEGESNEIDQQLVGEAMEAVPETIHGYLRGKKLEERVSIHEASKEPASFLGGSSEIDQQEQRRACGFDSVMISGYETWKEAASFLGHKFELGIGALECSDSDDEIVTESSGKGNAEHQCRLCSKVFSSYQALGGHQTSHRMSKSKSKKSCREESVELDDDAAQV encoded by the coding sequence ATGGAAGAACAACATCAACGAGGAGTTCTACGacctctcaagaacactcattCACCTAAAGAAGATGCACCAACGCGCCAAAAGCGAGAACTATCTTGCTACTACGGCCTAAGGCAAAACCCAAAGAAGACAACCCACAAATCTTTCGCGTTAGAATCGTCAGAACCGAGGAAGAAGATCTTGTTCAGATGCGGAGAGTGTGGGAAAGGGTTTCGTTACGAGAAGTGTCTCTCGAATCATCAAGCGGGGGCGCATCTATCGACGGTACAGAGGGTTTGCGAAGAGTCGATCAAGAGTCTGTGTGGTAGCTTCAGTCttgtgaggaagaagaagagatcatCGAGAGTTGTCAGGTACAAGAAGACTTCGTTTACTACGTTTCTTGGAtcgtcttctgtttttggtgaGAGTGATGAGGAGTTAGAAGTGGCGGAGTGTTTGATTCTATTGTCTAAGAGTAGTCCTAAGATTGTAGTAGACAGAGGGAAACTTGTTGGTGAAGCAACGGATGCTATTCCTGAAAGGCTTAATGGTTACTTGAGAGGCAAGAAAGTGAGAAGAGCTGCTGAATTTGAATATGGGTTTTTGAGGGAAGAGAAAAAGCTTCTGGAAGAAGGGGAGAGTAACGAGATCGATCAACAGCTTGTTGGTGAAGCAATGGAGGCTGTTCCTGAAACGATTCATGGTTACTTGAGAGGCAAGAAACTGGAAGAAAGGGTTAGTATACACGAAGCTTCAAAAGAACCAGCTAGTTTCTTGGGAGGCAGTAGCGAGATCGATCAACAGGAACAGAGAAGAGCTTGTGGATTTGACTCTGTGATGATTAGTGGTTACGAAACATGGAAAGAGGCAGCGAGTTTCTTGGGACACAAGTTTGAGCTTGGAATAGGAGCTTTGGAGTGTTCTGATTCAGATGATGAGATTGTTACTGAATCATCTGGTAAAGGCAATGCTGAGCACCAATGCAGGCTGTGCAGCAAGGTGTTCTCGTcttaccaagctcttggtggtCACCAGACGTCTCACAGGATGAGCAAAAGCAAGAGCAAGAAGAGCTGCCGAGAGGAATCAGTAGAGCTTGATGATGATGCAGCGCAAGTGTAG